Below is a genomic region from Erigeron canadensis isolate Cc75 chromosome 7, C_canadensis_v1, whole genome shotgun sequence.
TCAACTGGGCTCACTAGAATGCATTCGTACCACAAGTTTTGGTCCACCTAACATATAAGTTTTCTGTAAATAAAGAGTTAGGTTACTTAATGAGTTGGAAGAAATTTTAATATCTACCGATCTGAAacttcaaaatatcaaaatatatctatacatattgTAGTCTTATAAAATGTCAAAAATGAATTAAGTTATCTAATAGTTAATTATGCAAATTGAAGAGAAAATCAAAGCAACATATATATGACTAACAaattatatgattaattaaaaagaacaaaagaagATAATGATAATGAAGAAGTTGAATGATTAACTAATACAGGTTTTAATACAAAACACCAATTTGAGAAAAGTCATCAGATTATGAACACAAAATACACTAACGATCTATTGTTATCAATTTTCTTAAATACAAAAATGAGTGAATAGAAAGAGGTTATATTCTTAACTGCTACTATGTGTCGATAGAGGGGAAGTAGAGATACCGGTTACATCAGATATAGTACAACTAACGGGTATAAAGAAGTTATAACCCATACTACTTTGATCCCTCATTTACATGGAAAATACACTTCAGCCCTTCAACTTGATTATGTCAATAAAACACGCTATCTTTAGGAATCGAACTAAAGCTAAGATTGAAGAAACACAATCACCTTTTCAacacaaattattttatatGCTATCATAGgttatattttagttattagGTATTTCATTTTGTCAAACTTATGTATTAAATCCATTTAGTCTATTCtagtttataatatattttttaaagttcaaTTATGAAAATTTCAAACATGCATTACAAAACTCAAATTaaacatacataaaatatatcCCAAATTTGTATTAAATCTACAACGTACGAGAAAAGAAAATCAACTCAATTGTCATCCTTTTGAAAGCTTTTGATATAGCAAGACAAAGTCTTTCACATTGAAATACTAGAATTATAAGAAAATTGCACTAAAATTAATTCTAACTTCTTTTCAGTTTGTTACTTTATAAAGTATTGAAGTATTGTGATGTTAACTTTAGATAGATCAATACTACTGAAATATccacattttaatttttgaacatGAAATATCCACATATTTGTTTTGAGAGTCATTCAAATTTGTTCGTTTTTTTCCCCATGTAcataattttttggttttttacttttctattttcaagATCATTTATACAATCTTAAAGAGGTTGTAAAATAATCATCATCGGCCACTGGTTGCTCCAACACACCGGCAAATTGGCATGACCACTAACAAGGGAGGTCTGGAGATGGGGCAAGCAAGACCTCCGGCCTCGACACCACTTTGAGGGcacaaaatttttgaaaattcgtctgtgtattatatatgtttttgtataacatattatattatatagagatagatatatGTGATTCTAATAACAAGTCaatgttaaaattataaatatacaatattttaggtactaaatatatatatatatatatatataaagttatgtCCCCAATAtactttaattaaaaattaaacatataaatgacATTAAAAGATAAAGAGCGGGGAAGTGATATCCCCACAACACAAATTAgtcatccacaacaatcatTGCTTTACACAGTTGTACACTGTGCAGtagaatatatacatatgttgtgAATGACTAATTTGTGTTGTGGGGAAATCACTTCCCGAAGTGAATCCTCTTGGCAACTTTTCACTCACAAATGGTTCATATTGTGTTCTAAAAGACTAGAAAACAAAAGGTTTTAGTTTTACTCTTAGTTATCAAATGTATGATTCTGTTACTAATGTTTTCttgattagttattattttttatttcgtGATCAtacttttgtgattttttttaagaatatcGTTTGATATTATTTACAATTTCATatgatttgaaattttttaatttattcgtCCTTGACTTTAATATAAGTTTAATTAgaatataacaataaataaataagaaataacatatattttatttatatttttcttgaacAGGGTGTTAGTTGGTTAGTGATTCGAACCCTAGCAGTGACATTCAAGTGAGCAGTATGCTAGTGGTTGGTATCCGAAGGCACCCCTAGAGATAAAGGGTGCGATGATACGGGCTGCACGCATCtgaaaagatttttatttttataacatctacattataaaaaagaaattttgcttCTATAATTGGATTTTTAAGAATTTAGGGCATTTTTTTAAGGCTCGGATTAGACACGTAAATTCTCAGAGCCGTCACTGACAGAGCCGACCCTGCTACCGTGCGAAGAGGGCGACAACCCGGagcaaaaaaaaatcaaaaaaattgcGGGCATCAAAATTTGGATCGAAGTTATATTATGCTAAGGTTAATTAGTCATCAAAATTTTGGCATATAAGATTCATTTAGTCATGATGAAAAGctgatgatgaaaaaaaaaagtcttggAGCTTTAATAAGTATTGCAGGCGCCGCATTAGTGTGGAGAAGACAAAGGCAATTTGATGCCTTCTTTCTTTAAAATTTCACTTACAATCCTatgttatttaatttgttaaactTAACCCTTCACAACTaaaatctttttcattttaacttATATGTTTTATACGCATTATGttgttaaaataacttaaatatgTTGTCATCTATGCCTTTTTTATAAACCATAAGCatgaaattaaatttatatttgaatattcgttaatcataaaatataatggatataataattttaaagacagatcaaatataataaagaaatagCAACACATATTATAACTTTTCCAATCAACTTTATAAgttcattttaaaattttatttaacaaaatattcacaTTCTAAAACATActacatacacatataaatcattataatatatatatatatatagttagtatATGAtaacgtaaaatgaacgtatgtccgaaaataatttaagcctacgaggccacacgaaatgacacggtaactctatattattaattactatattaaagtaatatattaattaaaatgatcacgaaataattaataaacgattatttattaattaaaagagaatGACTTAAGTGAAAATTAGGAATTAAGGAAACTTCCTAAATATCACTTAAGGGGCCGGTTTTCTAAGGCTTGGAAAAGCCTTGATTAAACTTGTCCATCAAATTTAAAACCCTAACTATTTGTCCTATAAATAAGGCTTAAAGATTAAGGGTTTTAGATATGACAATTAGATTTGTAAAAACCTTAAATAAATCCTTCTTTCTCTCTTGAGTTTTGGTCGTACAAACAAAACATATAGTAAAGAAAAGATTCTGCTTTTCCTTCCTATCTAATTGTCGAAGTCAACATCAAAAGGAATATATCTATTCTTTTGGTTTTGAGTTTCGACTACATCAAGGGATCTCATAAAAGGGTTTAtgagttcgtgatcggggtactagtaTATGGTATaagaggtgtctagtgtgcaatcgtaaagagatttacttcaaatccttATAAAGTTCTTTACTTTATCATATACATTAAGAGGTAATCCTAATCCTATTTCaatgttaattatttgattacatgATTTTATTTGCTTCCGTTGCGTACCCGTGAATAatgatatttgttatatattccAACATAAATCGTTCCCCATACATAACACTTTCTAGTTATTTTAGagtttaaaatttataagataataatatatcaaCTTCATATAACATATTTACGATTATAAACTTGACAGAACCATCATCCATTTTGATATCCATTTTGGTATGGGCATAATCTGTTTATCTCGTCCTGACCATTAGATAACTCAGGACCGGCTatgctttttatatatattacatctcCTTAATTTCCCTCTTTGTGAGAGAGAGATAAACTAGAAAcaagaaaaaccaaaacaagAATAATAAGAGGGTACTCAATGGTGAGGACTCATCCTCCAAAGACTGTCCCTGTCAGCGCCATATTagcaaaaaacactccaaggactaatccccccAAAATGCACTCAATGGACTTATCCTTCAAGGACTAGTCTTGGACTTACTaatttttttgtcttcttctttgtatatagcattaaaaaaaatcataaaagacTCGTCCCTGCAGGGACTAATGACCCGGACGAGGACCAAGGATGAGTAGAGGACTAGTCCCACCCAATGGTGTAGACTAGTCTCTCCATGCCGGACTAGTGAGGGACGAGCCCCATTGGGCACCCTCTAAGAGAAGATAATGTATTGCgggtaaaaaaattaaaaaaaaaaaacttttgaaatatGAGATGCATAATATTTTCAAGTCCGTAGATGAACGAATTGTCGAATCTACAGTTGGGTGTCTAGAGTTTAAGTCAATGACGGAGATGGTTGATCAATGAGATAAAGTATGTGGGGAACATTTAGAAGTTACACATTTTTAACATATAGCTTGAGGTAGTGGATGATTACACGCAGGGGTGGACCCAGATGTTTTCGGgatacacataaatataaacCGCATTACTTTATTCTCGTGGACTCGTGGTGtatatttttacaaaagtaGTAACATGGTATTCGTACAATGCGATAGTAATGACGGAGACAACAGTTTAGTGATgttggtgacgggtggtgataaCATCGACAATTTATGTCGAGTGGTGTAATCGTGTAAATTGATGTAATagtgatagtgaaaatattttagaagataaggacttagagtgtaaattaacaagataagagtttaaagtgtaaattaactcattaagggtaaatttgataatttctaataaccctttccatataaggtgtttattaagggtaatttaataCTTTTGCATCTAAACATTCTCTAACACTTTCCAAAAATAGAgggttgataattattataaaagagtataaatatacgagatgggtacccgcgcaatgcggcggtagtgGTGCTAATgtcggtggtggtaacgatgtggttattaatcttaaagtaattgatgtaaatgatagtgtagttattttatagttaaatgatgtatcttttgtaaataactttattaagaatattatagagatattataaggaaatatttaaattaattaataaagaaaatagatagtttggataaatatgggtgtaaaatattttagggatatatttggtagatttagtgtgaaagttaggaatgtgttgaaaattaagggtattttggatattttaaaggtagagagttgtaAAGGAAGAGGgtatagtttgtttattaatatagtatagatgacTATTCTAAAACGCACTAGGTATTAacattaaactaaaacatgattgacataTTCTTGAAACGAAATGTGGCGTAacccttgatcgacacgtgccTATTTAATTTATCTATTCTATCAAGttagcttttttagttgtatatagattcaatatccttattagacttagaattaaaatCTAACTTTTagcttatatatacaaaacacattatattatattattttttctcattaatatatgtctcttttttcttcttaattatTCAACTTTTATTACTAATACTCCTTATACTAAGTTAATAACATGAATACTTCAAGAAattgagtttatgatccgaaatcacaaggctatttgatGTCATCCTTTATGCTTAGAatttccgattttgatgtgattttaaaaagttaaagtaaatctaaaactttaactaaacatatattatatttatcattactatttattatataacttagtttcgatcggtttactttaacaacAGTTTATTTgatactcacaaatcatgtatgagacatattcgaatttttttataataaaatctcTATAGTTACCGTACATCGTATGAGTATTAAGACTAGTTAGAGAAAAATAACCAGAATTAAATGTTTTGTAAACTTATATAGTACGTATTATCCGTTCTTGGTTTTGCCATCAGAATTCCATGATAATGCAACCATGTTCTTGGTAGAGCTAGGTTTAAAGTGAGGTTATTTTTTCTTAGTGAAGATAGATAATGCATCAAATAATAAGATAAGAAACTTAGAAGACTTTCGTTCATGAAAGGTCATTCTTTTTTACGTGTTTGTCTTATATCCTTAGATCTTATTCTATTCCTTATTTTCTTtcgttcattaaaaaaaaaaacttagaagTCGAAAGATTAACCATGTGGTGGCTTTTACCATTATAGAGTTGGGGAAAGTCGTacttgtccatatatatatatgtcatgtaGCTTTTTGCCTTTATAATTTAACGAGATACGTTATCCGGACGTTGCCCCgagagacattatatttattgtgttccgtactgtgtaaaaattatcacatgcttttagaaacattatattattatggttaggtgtatatatccaaaacatGCACCCtactgttatgtgtatatatactatgtaataaatgagataatcttaaaaatgttacaaacttaaaaaataataatatgcaattaaaataagtgatctttgtaaacaaattagAAGCAagttaaaagatcaaaacataatttgtcaaacccaaaatttagatataagatgggtccaaaataaaatgaagttagcccattaagaaaatgaaaacggaCCCAAAGAAATAGAATGGcccgttactattctttacacgcatttccgtacttttgtttttaatatatatatatataattatggttaggtgtatatattcaaaacatgcACCCtactgttatgtgtatatatactatgtaataattcacttgtaataagatgagataatcttaaaaatgttacaaacttaaaaaataataatattcaattaaaataagtgatctttgtaaacaaattagaagcaatttaaaagatcaaagcataatttgtcaagcccaaaatttagaatataagatgggtccaaaataaaatgaagttagcccattaaaaaaatggaaacagacccaaataaataaaatgactcgttactattctttacacgtatTTCTacacctttatttttaatatatatattaatttgcaAAAGTTTAAGACTTCTTCCAATGATTTTCCAACATTATCAATCAAATTAATACATATTACAAAATATTGAGTCTACAAGACCCACTCGAGACACCCTTTACGTACTAGGTACTACAACCAAGAATTTCATCtgcaaaaaatcattttgatagATGATGACTTAgttcattataatatatattttttgctttttcaatttgattttcttctactctaacctatatatataattatatagatatgttCCAAGAATATATGGaacaattattttttatcaacataaacttgaatGACACTTGAATCGGTCAATTCTTTGATCTCCTAAACGTAGAGAATATGCAGCTTTCTTGTATTCATTCCAAGTAAATGATTTGTATAGCCTTATGTTTCCAGGTGAGATCATTTGTGGGATAGGAGATATCCATTCATTCAAAGCGGGTGCCGCGAAATACATCATCGACACTCTTGACTTGCTCGACATGTTTGCCATAACTCTATGTCTTACACTTTTGAATCTTCCATTCGTCATAACCTGCATTTTTAATCATAATGTATTATAACTTAACCGTagcgaaaaagaaaaaaaagaaaaatgagagattgattaattaaattttgCCAAGTACCTCTAAAGCATCACCAACGAAGACACAAAAATCGGTAGGTTCAGTAGTTACTGGGATCCATAATCCGTCAGCAGTAGATATTTGGAGGCCAGGAACGTCGTTAGATCTCAAAATGGTAAAGATTTGTGGGTCAGAATGCTCTCCAAACCCAATCCGATGAACCGGGTTGGGTTGGTTGGACGGATGACCATCAGTCTTAACCCCGGGATAATGATTGACCCGAAAACATGAATCGTTATCAACATCTTGTATAAAACGACTAAAAACATCAGTGTCTGGTAATGAAAGGCCAATTGCCAATATTTCTAGCAACCCACATGTCAAACCTTTCACTGCATTGATGTAATTGTCCACGGCATGACTACACACAAAAATCAAATGGCAAAAAAGATATCAAGATTTAGACACAAAACGATCACAACATTTAATTCATTCCTTAAATATTAATGAAAGAAGACCACTTCAACTATAATCACACCTAACGTTGGTTTTAAGATCCCTTTATTTGGACAT
It encodes:
- the LOC122608453 gene encoding gibberellin 2-beta-dioxygenase 2; its protein translation is MVVLSSPSPLRTKKTRAIGIPVIDLSLDTATLASHIITACQDYGFFKLVNHGVPIDVISKMEEIAQGFFSKPASEKVKVKANPPSPFGYGCRNIGFNGDIGELEYILLQANSLAFGSEDTFNVISDHPTDFSHAVDNYINAVKGLTCGLLEILAIGLSLPDTDVFSRFIQDVDNDSCFRVNHYPGVKTDGHPSNQPNPVHRIGFGEHSDPQIFTILRSNDVPGLQISTADGLWIPVTTEPTDFCVFVGDALEVMTNGRFKSVRHRVMANMSSKSRVSMMYFAAPALNEWISPIPQMISPGNIRLYKSFTWNEYKKAAYSLRLGDQRIDRFKCHSSLC